Genomic DNA from Nitrosospira lacus:
GATGCAGGTAATGGCTTCCGGCAAGCCATTCGTGGGATTCGAGCAACCGGTGATAGTGGTGCGCTCGCCTGGCGGACAGCCGGAGGAGCGGTTTATCGATGTCAGTTACGTACCTCTTTTAGACGAGAACGGCGCCTGTCAGTATATTCTGGGCCACGGCATCGATGTTACCGCGCATGTACAAAACAGAAAAAACGCGGAGAACGCATTGCGCGAGAGCGAGGAACGTTTTCGCGGCGCCCTTCAAAGCGATACCGTTGGCATTATTTTCCTGGATACGGAAGGCCGGATTATCGAAGCCAATGACGCATTCCTGACGATGAGCGGTTTCAGCCGTGAGGATGAGAAGGCGGGACGATTGCGCTGCGACGCCATGACGCCTCCGGAATGGACTTCGGTTTCGCTGCGCGCTATCGAGGAATTCAAAGCCACGGGACGCACCACACCCTATGAGAAGGAGTTTTTCCGCAAGGATGGATCACGCTGGTGGGCTTTGCTCGCCGCGAAACAGCTCAACGAGCACGAGGCGGTTGAATATGTGATTGACATAACCCGGCGCAAGCGCATTGAGCAGAGCCTGCGCGAGAGCGAAGCAAGGTTTCGCGCGATGGCGGAAGCATCTCCCGCGCTGACCTGGCAGGTGGATGCGCAAGGAGATGCGGTTTATCTTAACCAGCGTTTCATGGACATGACAGGCGTGCCGGTGAGTGCGCTGATGCATGGCGGATGGCATTCGATCATTCACCCGGATGACATGCCGGATTATATGGCGGCATTTGAGCAGGCGATGCGCGAGCGCTCGCGTTTTCAGCGGCGGGTACGGATCAAGACCGCGCAAGGTGAATGGCGCTGGTTGGAATCCTACGCGTTGCCATGGTTTACCGCCGCCGATGAGTATGCCGGCCACGTCGGCATATCGATAGACATCACCGATACCGTCAATGCGGAAACATCCCTGAGGGAAACCGACCGCCGCAAGGATGAGTTCCTGGCTACCCTGGCACATGAGCTGCGCAATCCGCTTGCCCCCATTTCCAATGCGCTGGCGCTGATCGCGCGGCCAGACGGCATTACGGCGCTTCCGCGGTTGCTGCCGGTCATAAACCGGCAAGTCAACTATATGATCCGGCTGGTGGACGATCTGCTGGAAATATCACGCATCACCAGCGGAAAAATTGAATTGCGGCCGGAGCCCATTGCCTTGGCTTCCGTGCTGCGCAACGCGGTGGAGGCGAGCATGCCGCTGATTAATGAAAAGGGGCATAAATTGAGCGTATTTATTCCTGAAGCGCCTTTAATTGTTCTCGCTGACGTTGTGCGTCTGGAGCAGGTGTTTACCAATCTGCTCAACAACGCGGTGCGTTACACCAAACAGGGTGGACAGATCTGGCTGACCGCCCGCCAGGAAGGCGAGAGTGCCGTTATATCCGTGCGCGACAACGGTATTGGGATCTTGGCCGGCATGCTGCCACGCCTGTTTGACATGTTTGCACAGGAGCGCCGCAACGGTATCGGAGCGCAGGAGGGCCTGGGTATCGGGCTTAACCTCGTTTACCGTCTTCTGCAAATGCACGGCGGTACAATCGAGGCCATCAGCGAGGGAATGGATCGAGGCAGTGAATTCATTGTGCGCCTGCCTTTGTCGGAGGGATCCTCTCGCGGAAAAAGCACCGAACCGGAGAAGGCGGCTCTCCCGCCGCAGGGCCTGCGTATCCTGGTGGTCGATGATAATCATGACGCAGCCGAAGTTCTTTCCATGTTGCTTGAGTCAATAGGTGTCAATGTCCGGGTTGTCAACAGCGGCCTGGCGGCACTCGCGGTGCTCCCCGATTACCGGCCAAATATCATCCTGATGGATATCGGCATGCCTGGCATGAATGGTTATGAGGTGGCGCGCCGTATTCGCGAGCAACCGCAGTATAACGATATCAAGATCATCGCCCTGACTGGCTGGGGCCAGGAAGAAGATCGCCGGCAGTCGGAGGATGCCGGCTTCGATCATCATCTGACGAAGCCGGTGGATTTCAAGCTCCTGAAGGAGTTGATTGCTTCACTGTAGGATGGGGGAGGGCGTTCCCGCGCCTTGACTTGTGGATATTCCTTACCATACCTGAATCAGGCAACGGAGACGTGGCCGGGCGGGCGCGTGGTATCGAGTTTAATCCGGTAGGAACCCACTACGGGTTTTAAACTGAGCGCAACCGCGCTATCGGGTGAGCCCATCTTGTATGGCTTTCCCGGGGAATTTCAGGTTTTCAGCCGCGAACGATTGTTTCGAACGGTAGGCGGCAACCAATTCGATATCCTGTTTTTCTCCCCGGCTAAACAAGTCGAGGGAGCTTTGGCGGACAGCTTCGGTTTGGTCTACACCGATGCCGATTCCGGTGCCCTGCCGGTGCTCGAATTCTTCAACGGAAAGTATGGCAATCCGAGCATATCCGCAAATCGTAAAATGTTGCTGAAGCTTTAATCACGCGACCGCGTCTATACGGGCTCCAGCCGGAGACCGGATGGCGCTGCGCTCATTTGAGCGCCCCACCGCGAATATGCGTCAGCTGTTCCCTTCCGGATCAGTCATGAAATCATGACAAAACAGCAAAAGCCCTCTTGTCTCACCTTTAATACACAAAGCTATTCGTGGGAATCCGGTATCGCCTTTTGCAGGCAATTCGAAAATATTGCGTTGGCAAAGGAGAGCAAGGCGTGCTGATTTGTGCGGACCCCGTAAAAGAAAATCGATGCCACGCTGGCGCTTTAAGACACCGGACATCTCACGGAACAGCGGTACCATCCTTAACAGTATGTTTGAGAATTATTTGAAAGCCTGGGACCTTCGGTGCGACATGGCCAGAAAAATTAATGTCAATCAGATAATCGTGCGGCGTTGCGCAAACTATAAAAGTGGGAAAAAATATGTCGAAATGATAATAAATGGTGGCATTCATGCCCGATCGGGAACGATAGCATAAATATGACATAAGCATGATATGGGCCAATGTGGGTATGTGATCAATCGAACAGAACTTTCCTCTCCAGAGGGGTAGCCTTGATAGAACTGAATGCATAGTTCGACTGGTATGGATTCGGAGGCAGGAAATTTATGCCGAGAGGAAACCATTTAACCCATCATCATCCCGGAGGTAATCATGCCCACAACGAGAAGTAGCACTATAAACCATAAAACCACCACTCACCCCACTGCGCGGCGAGAAACTTCCCACGACGCAATTAAATTATTGACAGAGGATCATACGAAGGTAAAGAAAATGTTCAAGGATTTCGAGAAGTTGTGCCAGAAGAATGACAATAGGGGAAAGGAGGAGCTGGCAGCAAAAATTTGCGGGGAGCTCACCGTGCATGCCCAGCTGGAAGAGGAAATTTTCTATCCCGCCGTCCGCGAAGCGATTGATGAGGACAAGCTGATGAATGAAGCGATGATAGAGCACGCATCCGCAAAGGATCTTATCACCCAGATCCAATCGATGAAAGCTTCTGATCCCATGTTCGATGCGACGGTGACGGTACTCGGTGAGTATATCAATCATCATATTAAGGAAGAGCAGAACGAAATATTTCCGAAAACACAGAAAGCCGGAATGGATCTCGAAGCATTAGGGGAGGAAATAAAGGAGCGCAAGGAAGCTCTTTTAAAGGAGTAGTCTGATCCGCTGGCAATCCTACATCTATGGAATACCATGGGGGAGCGCCATTATTTAGTGTTCGGGATTGATTTATTTCACGTTTATGTGCGCCCCCGAACATAAAAAAAGTGCATGATCCGCTAACATAAATTTTTATCCTCGTATTTTTTCATGTTCAGGGATATGTAAATGCTTTCTTGCCATATCAGCCATGACGATTGGCGGCGCTCAACAAATGCCGTAGCGATATTTTGTCGTCCTGTCCGCGCGCGCACGAAGCCTGATTTCCATATTCTTTTTATATGCATATAAAATCATTCAGGAGATCACCATGAAAAAAGCATTCTTGTTAATCGCCCTGCCTATCATCATGGCATACTCTGCTTCGAGTTTCGCCGGGAAAGAGGAGAAGGTTCAATGGTCTCAGGTTCCCCCCGCTGTTCAGAAGACGATTACCGAACATGCGGGTGGCGGAAAAATTGAAGAGATCGAGAAAGAAACGGAGAAGAAAGATGGTAAATCAATAACGGTTTACGAAGCCAAGGTAAAGAAACCCGATGGCAAGAAAATTGAGATTGAAGTTGGCGAAGACGGCAAACTTATCAAGATTGATGATTAGGGCTGGGGGGATCATGAAGAATACTCAGAAAAGCAAAGCGGATCTGTCATCTGTTCAATCACTTGATCAACTGGCGGAGGAGGGCGGCATCGTCGCCGACGAGACGCATGGCAACAGGGCTGAGGAGAAAATAGAAGATCGCTCCACTAAAAAACACGAGACGCACGAAGAAGCAAAGTCCATAACCGGGTCTCGGCCCCATAAAGACGTCACGAACGAGCACCCGGGAGAGGGACCCTCACCGTTGAAACGATATTAATCACATTGGTTCACTGGCGATCGGCAACCATGAGAGATCCTGCGCTGGGGTTGATTTATCGTGATTCAAGCCAGCGCAATAGGCTGCAGGATTTCTAGGCCGCCTTGATTCTCTCATGAGTCTGATATAGCACGTGCTGGCATTGTTCTGCGGCCAACCGCTTGTACCACTTTCTCCCTCCGCCTGATTCAGGATGACTGCCTGGTAAATCGGCAGGGATTCATCTGCTTCTGCCCTGCCTTTGCCAGCCCCCGGATCAGATCGCGGGACATCTCACGCCAACTCCGGCACATTTGCCGCAGGCTGCAGCGCAATCTCCCATATCGCCCCATCCTAGCATTCGGGTCTGGACTAAATATCGCATAAGGTGCCGTTATTAAGCCGGTGGCAATTCTATGATATTTTGACCGGATAATTCGGCCTAATTGACAATAATTATCATTATCGTTAAGATTGTTTATAACGTAGCGTTGCGGTAATCCGCAAGCCATGGCATTGAAATCCTGCGGAAAGCAAGATTTTTTTTTAGCCGCCCGCTCGGCTTCCAGCTCAATTAACTCATTGGCGAATACGCTTCTGGATGGGTCCGAATATGAAAAATTCCAAAGATGAACAAGATAAGCCTTCGGTCAGTCTGCTATTAGCGGCCTTGTCATGGCTTACCTCCAGACGGCGACGCCCCCTTGATCCCGCTACGCGGTTTGCAATCGCCCATCACTTCCATCTGCTTGTCCTGCATCCCGCGTCGGACAGCTTCGATATCCAGGCGGCGTTATACATGGCCGGGAGGATGGGTATTGATGCCGATGGATTGGTCGCGCGGTTTTCCGGCACCCCGGCAAACTTGCATTGAGCTATGGAACCTTTGGATAGAGGTGCCCCTGACGGATTTCTTATGTTCTTACCACTCTCCAAGTATTATCCTAACTGCGGAATCGACCATTAATTTGGCTAAATAACATGACCCACAGTAATCCTTTGCATCACTTTATCTTCATCTATTTGGCGGGTTTCAGCACGCAAAAATATCCATTACTTAAGCGCTGTTATCGCCTTACCCTGGCGGCTTTGCTCGCCACGGTGTTGATTAGTCCTGGTTTTGCGGATGAAAACTTGGGCAGGCAGGAGAGGCGAACCGGTTTTCTGGTGGTGGCGGCGGATCGCGGCTTTCTTGGCAATGAAGAAATTATCGATAGCTTTCAGTTATTTGCGAAGGGACGCAACGCATCGCTGGTATTTGTTACTGATGAGCGTACGCGCAAATACCTCCGGAACGGTGCGGATATGCTGTTGAGAAAGGGTGCGGAGTGCATCGTGGTAATTCCCTTGTTTATCTCTGCCGCTACGCCGCGTTATCTGCTTGTCCGCCAGTTATTGGAGAAGGAAAAGCTGGATGTGCCTGTATTCCAAGCGCGTGTTTACGGCGAGAGTTTTATCGCGGTCGAGGATCTGACCGACAAATTTCGCACTATTCAGGAGCCTGCAGAAACCGGCGTTGTGGTTGTCGGCTATGGCGCGGTTGATAATGATAGCGAGCAGAAAATGCAAGCGGACTGGCAGCGTATTGCGAAGAAAGCATCCGCCGGCTTTGATTTCCCGTCGATCAGTGTATTGGTTGGCTACGACAAGAAAGATGAAGATGCAGAAAAGCGCACCATCAGGCTGAAACACGGTCTGGCTGAAGCTGCGAACCGTAACGGCGGTAAAGGCAGGATTGTCGTGGTGCCGTTTCATTTCGGCCCAAGGTTCGACAGCATGATGTCGTTCAATACGGGGCTTAAACGACTACTTCCTCCCGGCGCCCACCTCCTGGAAGACAGCGGTTCCGATACCGGCGCCAGCATTAATTCCAGTGAGAACACTGGCCTGGTCACCAGGAATCTGGCGACCTGGATGCAACGGGAAGCCAACCGGAGCCAGCCGCCTGCCAGCGGAGATATGGGTGTTGTCATCCTGTCCCATGGTTCCGATTTCAATTGGAACGAGACCATGCGCGAGGCGGTGCGGCCCCTGATGAAGCGTTACAAAATCGAGTTCGCATTTTCCATGGCCGATCAACCGACAATCGAACGCGCACTTCTCAAACTGGAGCAGCGCGGTGCAAAGACTGCGGTAATCGTGCGCGTATTTGCCATGGAGGACAGCTTCCGTACGCCTGTCGAACGTATGGCCGGACTGGATATTGAGGGCGTGGCACAGGACACCTACGATGCCCATGCCGGGCAAGGTCATGGACATGGTGCGGCCGCCGCCGTTCCGGCGCCCCGTATTCGCACCAGCCTGCCGATCCAGACAGTGGGCGGTATTGGCGCCAGTCCCCTGTTCGCGGCCGCATTGCTGGACCGGGCGCGTTTACTATCAAAGAATCCCGCGCGTGATACGGTCATCCTGATTGCGCACGGTTCCGGCAGTGATCGGCAGAACGAGCTGTGGACCCGGGCGCTGGAAGACGTTGCAGAGCAGATGCGCAAGGCTGAAGGCAAGGAATTCCATGCAATCAAGGTGGCGACGTGGCGCGAAGATTGGCCCGACAAGCGCACACCATGGGTGGACAAAATTCGTGCAATGGTTGAGGACGCAAGAAAGGAAGGGGGAAGCGCTATCGTAATCCCCGCACGAACCACGGGGCAGGGTCCTGAAGACAAATTTCTTTCCGGGCTTGAATATGACCTGGGCAGCGGCTTTGCGCCGCACCCGAAGTTTGTGCAATGGGTGGATGAACAAGTCAGGGCAGGGATGGCACAATTCGCCGATGCTCGCCGCTCCAACCTGACTACGGTGGAGGCGGGCGATTATGCGCCCTCTCCCGAAAAGGATTTATGGTGGTAAGTGGGTGGTGAGTTTTCCTGAAGGCACAAAACAGCTGGCGATGACTGATTACTCGACTCTGTTCCTCGTGGTGAGATTTTGCTGGAAGAATTTATGTAGCCAATGGGGTATAAGTCACTGCTGTCCCACAATTTGTCATTACCATAAAGCTCCCTGGATGGGTTGATGATCACCCGGCGGCGGTTCAGTCTTGATCAGCCTAATCAGGTCCCGTTTTGCAAACAGGTTAAGTGCGAGCAGCCTCAGGATTTGTTGCTGAGATATTGCCACTTGATGACTGAATTTGATGAATGCCAACAGCAAATAGACGCACATGGCAATCCAGATTTGGGTCATCACGGCATTTTTGCTGGTGCCCAAAAACGATTTGATCTTGAGATTTTGCTTGATCCATTTAAAAAACAACTCCACTTGCCAGCGCTGCTTATAAATGGCAGCAATGGTTTGCGCGGACAGCTTGAAATGGTTGGTGATAAAGATGTATTCCCGTTGTGTTTGCGCATCCTGGTAGACCACTTGGCGCACGTTGGGCAGCTCCTTCTGGCACGAGCGGTACGAATTGAAGCGAATGACTGCATCACTGATGACGCTCGAATGAACAGGAACGGCACACCGTTCAATAACTTCATAAGTGGCGTTGCCCCGTTGTCGGGTGACGTAAAAGACCCCCTGCCCGGTCAGTAACTTGTACCAGGAATAATCATTGTAGCCGCGATCACATACCACAATACTGCCTTTGGGCAAGGCAAGCAGTTTGGCGCACTCGCTATCCGCCTTCCTGCTTTCCGTGAGGGTGGCAAATGCGGGCAGATTGCCTCTTAAATCCAGTCCAACCTGTAACTTCATGGCGCCTTTTCCCAACGCGTAATGCGACCAGGGAAAAAGCTTGAGCGATAGATCAATGAGAGAAGCATCCAGCGCATAAAGCGGATTCTTAAAGCGGAAGCCGTGCTTGGGTGCCCGCTTGAGGCAGCGCTCATACAGACGGTAAAACAGCGCTTCGTAACAACTAGCGGGTTGCTGGTTATTCAGGCGTGCCAGACTGGACCGGGAAATGGGCGCGCTGCCCAAGTGATAGCTGTGCTGGCGTTGTGCTTGCAGGTTGGTTTCAATATCACGCAAACTCTGCCGCCCGCTCAACTGTGCAAATACCATGGCAACAAACTGTGCCCAGCGGCTGGTCTTGCGCAACCTCTGGCCTTGGTGATGCAAAGAAGCGATCGCTTCAAATTCATGTCTGCCAACAATTTTAAGCAGTTGCAAGAAGACTGTATTACAATGCGCCATGGCTTGGATTCCTTTGTCTTTCAAAGAGTTGTCGAGAAACTCATTGTAAATCAACAAAGGATATTCAGGCCTTTTTTAGCGGTTTTGTGGGACAGCAGTGGGTATAAGTATTAATGCACTTTCGCGAGATATTGATGCGCCGCCCAATCGTACCAGCGAGATCGTGAATGGCAAACGTTCCATTCCCTCCGATAACACCCTGCGCCTTTGGCGAGTATTTTGGCGTTTCACCGGAAATCCGGCTCGACCTGCAATGCGATTATGCGATTCGTGTAGCACGGTGCACTGTCTGGCCGGAAGCGCCACCGGCTCTTCGGGAGGGAGAGTTTTGATCGCCTCGACGATTATTTAATCGAGTGCAAAATAAAGAAGAGGAACATGAGCGAAAAAAATGACCACGCCGCGGAATCGGCGGAGCGGGTACTTGTCATCACTCGCATTTTCGATGCACCTCGCAGTCTGGTCTTCAAGGCCTGGACCCAGCCCGAGCGTCTCGCGCACTGGTGCTGTCCGCGCGGCTTTACCACGCCTTTCCACGAGTCGGACATCCGGACGGGCGGTGCCTGGCGCGTCTGCATGCGCTCCCCGGAGGGCAAGGACTATTGGGTTCAGGGTCGCTATCGGGAGATCGTGGAATCGGAGCGGCTTGTCTTTACCCATGCCTGGGAGGATGCAGAGGGAAAGCCCGGCCATGAAACGCTGGTGACGGTGAATTTCACCGAACACGATGGCAAGACAACGCAGACCTTCCGTCAAGCAATCTTCAAATCAGTCGAAAACCGTGATTCGCATGAGAAAGGCTGGAGCGAGTCCTTTGATAATCTTGCCGATTATCTGGAAAAAATGGGGACGCATGGAGAATGAAGCGAGAGTGATTTTCCTCAAATTACGAGGCATGCGTCCGGCCGATGGCCTCCTCTCCCCAGGCGGAGCAGGAAAGCGCGAGACGCTGGACCCTCCCATGATATGGCTGGCAAAAAAAATCGCTCGGTGTGTCGATTTTGCCGGCCGCCGATCGATTATCCATCAGAATCCCTGTTACGTGCATGAGATGCGGTGCCCCCGCACCGGGCCATGGTCAGGGTTACTCTTAAAGCCGGGCTCCGGCCGGTCGAATCTGTCCGGAGCATGGTCCCAATCCCGAAATCAATGGAGATAAAACAATGCGATTCATGGTAATGATCAAAGCTGACAAGAACACAGAGGCGGGCGTCATGCCCAGTAAGAAGCTGCTCACGGATATGGGGAAATACAACGAGGAACTGGTGAAAGCGGGTGTGCTGCTTGCGGGCGAAGGGCTCCAGCCGAGCTCGAAGGGCGCACGCGTCAAGTTCTCCGGAGATAAACGCACCGTGATTGACGGGCCCTTCACCGAGACGAAAGAGCTGATTGCCGGTTATTGGCTGTTCCAGGTGAAGTCGAAGGAAGAGGCGATCGAGTGGGTCAAGCGTTGTCCCAATCCTCTTGAAGGGGAGTCAGAGATCGAGATTCGCCAGGTATTCGAGGCGGAGGACTTCGGTGACGAATTCACGCCCGAGCTCAGGCATGCGGAGGAGCGCATGCGCGCGCAGGTAGCTGGCAGGCAGTAGTTGCATTACAGCTGAATGGACGTTCCTTAAGTTTTTACTTACAACCTTGAAAGGAGACATCATGCAAGTTCAAGCCTATCTATTCTTTGATGGCCGCTGCGAGGAAGCACTGGAGTTTTATCGTGGCGCGCTCGGCGCCGAGGTGACGATGCTCATGCGATTCAAGGACGCGCCTCCCGAACCCGCTGAATCTAGCGAAGCCGGAAAATCCAGTGAATCCTGCATGCCCCCGGCTGGTTCCGAAAATAAGGTGATGCATGCGAGCTTTCGTATCGGCGATACCACGGTGATGGCTTCCGACGGTCACTGCCAGGGAAAGCCCAGCTTCCAGGGTTTTTCCTTGTCACTCACTGTGTCCAGCGAGGCCGAGGCCGATCGTCTGTTCGCAGCGCTGGCCGAGGGTGGGCAGGTGCAAATGCCGTTGGCCAAAACTTTCTATTCGCCACGCTTCGGTATGGTAGCCGACCGATTTGGCGTGTCATGGATGATTTATATGACGCCTTGAGCATTGTAACCCCCGGATCCAGATTCGACGCCGTTTGGGTGACCTAATGGCGGCGCGTATCCGGGGGTTCCATTTGTTGGCTGCACAGTGCTCACCCAATCTCCTTTCTTTTTATGGTTTCGAAAGAATACGGCGCTCACGTTCGTAATCGTCATAACTGGGCGCTGGCGGGCCGCGAAGCTCAAGCGGTGTCGATCTGAGTGCTTCGTTCCGATTCTTGACACCATCATAAACATTCCGGGAAATCTCCTGTGTCGTACAGCCACAGAGGAGTATGCCCAAGATTATCATGTGTAGCATTAATTTCATTTACAGCGATGCTAATTGACCTTATGTCGGGCGTCAACCTGATCACTGTGCCGGTATCGGGTGCATCGCACGGGTGAATTAACGGGATGGCGGGGTTACTGCGTGATACCGGCGACCGTGTTTACAAATTGACTCAGAACTGGAGTCTACGCCGCCGTGCAATCGAGCCGAGAAGCACGAGCCCTGCGGCGAACAGGGCCCAGGTTTCAGGTTCTGGGACGGGTGCTGCCACAAGCCTGCCAAAAAGGCCTTCGGTTTCGTCGTGCGGTCCTGCCGCGAAATAGAGTGCATCGGCCCTGCCGAGGCTTGCGCCATTGCCGAATTGGAGTCCCCACAGACCGTCGATGGATATGATATCGCCTTGCGCATCGCGCAGATAATCGATTGCCGCATGGGTAGCCGGATCGAATGCCACGATGGTGCCATCGCCGAAATTGCCGACCAGTAGCTTGCCGCTGTAGATGCCGAAGCCATCGGGCGCAAAGGCGACTCCCCAGGGGGCATTCAGCAGGCCGCGATCATTCCAGGTATGCAGCAGGGCGCCCGACGCATCGAACTGCGCAAGCCGTCCAAAACCCGCGCCACTGACTTCTTCGCCACCAAGGATTTCTCCCGGCCTCGCGGAATTTTCCTGGGTTTTTGCATAGGGTACAAACAGGCTGGTTCCGTCCGGACCGCTCAGCGCCTGGATATTGAACGGCGCATACTCGCCGGGTTGGGTGATTGCCGAAGCCGCGAAGGGGTTTGCAAATGCGCCCGGCGCACTGATCTCGGTGAATGTGCCGTCAAAACTCCGGATGCCGGCATGAGGCCCGAAATTCGCCACATGAATACGGTCACCGCCGGGACCCATCGCGATACCGAAATAATGAGCA
This window encodes:
- a CDS encoding PAS domain S-box protein, which encodes MSKPEIPDWLRGSEMGELIHAHDWTESGLGLIQTWPSNLKFAVNIVLLLPSPAMLFWGPKLIQIYNDRCRDWLGTEHPACLGQPVSEFWPEVWDFLAPVCEGVMRRRESFIFDNHPLTIKRNGILEERFFKLTYSPIPGDLCADVSNHGGADASMPGGVFVTVNDTTESVRARALEAERIRLEEALQAKRIQLLEEVFRHAPSFLYVLKGPEFIFEFANEAFYQLVGHRDLVGQPAFEALPEAAHDGIQHSLMQVMASGKPFVGFEQPVIVVRSPGGQPEERFIDVSYVPLLDENGACQYILGHGIDVTAHVQNRKNAENALRESEERFRGALQSDTVGIIFLDTEGRIIEANDAFLTMSGFSREDEKAGRLRCDAMTPPEWTSVSLRAIEEFKATGRTTPYEKEFFRKDGSRWWALLAAKQLNEHEAVEYVIDITRRKRIEQSLRESEARFRAMAEASPALTWQVDAQGDAVYLNQRFMDMTGVPVSALMHGGWHSIIHPDDMPDYMAAFEQAMRERSRFQRRVRIKTAQGEWRWLESYALPWFTAADEYAGHVGISIDITDTVNAETSLRETDRRKDEFLATLAHELRNPLAPISNALALIARPDGITALPRLLPVINRQVNYMIRLVDDLLEISRITSGKIELRPEPIALASVLRNAVEASMPLINEKGHKLSVFIPEAPLIVLADVVRLEQVFTNLLNNAVRYTKQGGQIWLTARQEGESAVISVRDNGIGILAGMLPRLFDMFAQERRNGIGAQEGLGIGLNLVYRLLQMHGGTIEAISEGMDRGSEFIVRLPLSEGSSRGKSTEPEKAALPPQGLRILVVDDNHDAAEVLSMLLESIGVNVRVVNSGLAALAVLPDYRPNIILMDIGMPGMNGYEVARRIREQPQYNDIKIIALTGWGQEEDRRQSEDAGFDHHLTKPVDFKLLKELIASL
- a CDS encoding DUF4385 family protein, giving the protein MCGPRKRKSMPRWRFKTPDISRNSGTILNSMFENYLKAWDLRCDMARKINVNQIIVRRCANYKSGKKYVEMIINGGIHARSGTIA
- a CDS encoding hemerythrin domain-containing protein, with amino-acid sequence MPTTRSSTINHKTTTHPTARRETSHDAIKLLTEDHTKVKKMFKDFEKLCQKNDNRGKEELAAKICGELTVHAQLEEEIFYPAVREAIDEDKLMNEAMIEHASAKDLITQIQSMKASDPMFDATVTVLGEYINHHIKEEQNEIFPKTQKAGMDLEALGEEIKERKEALLKE
- a CDS encoding CbiX/SirB N-terminal domain-containing protein, encoding MTHSNPLHHFIFIYLAGFSTQKYPLLKRCYRLTLAALLATVLISPGFADENLGRQERRTGFLVVAADRGFLGNEEIIDSFQLFAKGRNASLVFVTDERTRKYLRNGADMLLRKGAECIVVIPLFISAATPRYLLVRQLLEKEKLDVPVFQARVYGESFIAVEDLTDKFRTIQEPAETGVVVVGYGAVDNDSEQKMQADWQRIAKKASAGFDFPSISVLVGYDKKDEDAEKRTIRLKHGLAEAANRNGGKGRIVVVPFHFGPRFDSMMSFNTGLKRLLPPGAHLLEDSGSDTGASINSSENTGLVTRNLATWMQREANRSQPPASGDMGVVILSHGSDFNWNETMREAVRPLMKRYKIEFAFSMADQPTIERALLKLEQRGAKTAVIVRVFAMEDSFRTPVERMAGLDIEGVAQDTYDAHAGQGHGHGAAAAVPAPRIRTSLPIQTVGGIGASPLFAAALLDRARLLSKNPARDTVILIAHGSGSDRQNELWTRALEDVAEQMRKAEGKEFHAIKVATWREDWPDKRTPWVDKIRAMVEDARKEGGSAIVIPARTTGQGPEDKFLSGLEYDLGSGFAPHPKFVQWVDEQVRAGMAQFADARRSNLTTVEAGDYAPSPEKDLWW
- a CDS encoding IS4 family transposase, with the protein product MAHCNTVFLQLLKIVGRHEFEAIASLHHQGQRLRKTSRWAQFVAMVFAQLSGRQSLRDIETNLQAQRQHSYHLGSAPISRSSLARLNNQQPASCYEALFYRLYERCLKRAPKHGFRFKNPLYALDASLIDLSLKLFPWSHYALGKGAMKLQVGLDLRGNLPAFATLTESRKADSECAKLLALPKGSIVVCDRGYNDYSWYKLLTGQGVFYVTRQRGNATYEVIERCAVPVHSSVISDAVIRFNSYRSCQKELPNVRQVVYQDAQTQREYIFITNHFKLSAQTIAAIYKQRWQVELFFKWIKQNLKIKSFLGTSKNAVMTQIWIAMCVYLLLAFIKFSHQVAISQQQILRLLALNLFAKRDLIRLIKTEPPPGDHQPIQGALW
- a CDS encoding SRPBCC domain-containing protein; the encoded protein is MSEKNDHAAESAERVLVITRIFDAPRSLVFKAWTQPERLAHWCCPRGFTTPFHESDIRTGGAWRVCMRSPEGKDYWVQGRYREIVESERLVFTHAWEDAEGKPGHETLVTVNFTEHDGKTTQTFRQAIFKSVENRDSHEKGWSESFDNLADYLEKMGTHGE
- a CDS encoding YciI family protein, with product MRFMVMIKADKNTEAGVMPSKKLLTDMGKYNEELVKAGVLLAGEGLQPSSKGARVKFSGDKRTVIDGPFTETKELIAGYWLFQVKSKEEAIEWVKRCPNPLEGESEIEIRQVFEAEDFGDEFTPELRHAEERMRAQVAGRQ
- a CDS encoding VOC family protein, with translation MQVQAYLFFDGRCEEALEFYRGALGAEVTMLMRFKDAPPEPAESSEAGKSSESCMPPAGSENKVMHASFRIGDTTVMASDGHCQGKPSFQGFSLSLTVSSEAEADRLFAALAEGGQVQMPLAKTFYSPRFGMVADRFGVSWMIYMTP
- a CDS encoding TIGR03118 family protein; amino-acid sequence: MNIFDRRKSLAWLLSAILVIAVPVHAAGYMQTNLVASTDAYGASIVDPSLINAWGIAIRPAGLGGHFWVESNGGGTTNQFIGDVGGVPLFADDLRLVTVPGPVTGNAVSPGTPTGVVFNPGAQFTITQGSITEPAKFIFVTDTGTISAWTERKNPDGSFDRPAFAKLMVDRSVADAHYFGIAMGPGGDRIHVANFGPHAGIRSFDGTFTEISAPGAFANPFAASAITQPGEYAPFNIQALSGPDGTSLFVPYAKTQENSARPGEILGGEEVSGAGFGRLAQFDASGALLHTWNDRGLLNAPWGVAFAPDGFGIYSGKLLVGNFGDGTIVAFDPATHAAIDYLRDAQGDIISIDGLWGLQFGNGASLGRADALYFAAGPHDETEGLFGRLVAAPVPEPETWALFAAGLVLLGSIARRRRLQF